From Bacillus alveayuensis, the proteins below share one genomic window:
- a CDS encoding ABC-2 type transport system ATP-binding protein (product_source=KO:K01990; cath_funfam=3.40.50.300; cog=COG1131; ko=KO:K01990; pfam=PF00005; smart=SM00382; superfamily=52540) translates to MLEVQGVTKIYNDVPVVNDISFRIKRGVIYGILGPNGAGKTTLLSMITGLLNPDKGKVLLEGLESYLPEYKRKIGFVSDVINLYDYLTGREYIHFVASLRDVPRKEQELEIERLSKIFQLEHQLDKFIKTYSKGMRQKTAIISALVHQPELLVLDEPFSGLDPIGLKEMKDYLIEYAKRGNSIVFSTHILEIVEKMCEHLMIIHSGRKIVEGNVNQLKSDLKLGDSTDLEHIFYKMISS, encoded by the coding sequence ATGTTAGAGGTTCAAGGAGTAACAAAAATATATAATGATGTGCCGGTGGTTAATGATATAAGTTTTAGAATCAAAAGAGGCGTAATCTATGGTATTCTTGGACCAAATGGAGCAGGAAAAACAACATTGCTAAGTATGATTACAGGATTATTAAATCCAGATAAAGGTAAAGTGTTATTGGAAGGTCTAGAAAGTTATTTACCTGAATATAAGAGGAAAATTGGTTTTGTATCAGATGTAATTAATTTATACGATTATTTAACTGGAAGAGAATACATACACTTTGTTGCTAGCTTAAGAGATGTTCCACGTAAGGAACAAGAGTTAGAAATTGAGAGGTTGTCAAAGATATTTCAATTAGAACATCAATTAGATAAGTTTATTAAAACATATTCGAAAGGAATGAGACAGAAGACAGCTATTATTTCTGCTCTTGTTCATCAGCCAGAACTTTTAGTTTTGGATGAACCTTTTTCTGGGCTTGACCCTATTGGATTAAAAGAAATGAAAGATTATTTAATAGAATATGCGAAAAGAGGAAACAGCATTGTTTTTAGTACACATATATTAGAAATCGTTGAAAAAATGTGTGAGCATTTAATGATTATTCATTCTGGACGTAAGATTGTAGAGGGGAATGTGAATCAACTGAAAAGTGACTTAAAACTTGGGGATTCAACTGATTTGGAGCACATTTTTTATAAAATGATAAGCAGTTAA
- a CDS encoding hypothetical protein (product_source=Hypo-rule applied; cath_funfam=1.20.58.340; transmembrane_helix_parts=Inside_1_4,TMhelix_5_24,Outside_25_68,TMhelix_69_91,Inside_92_106), which translates to MKKVLIISGIFILVAGFFGVNLVYKNSNKAINVDVIKLKEKPLVETIMIPGILHFKDHQYGLDLVSGGSTLWSIVAAVAGLSGAIGGITAIKDVIQNSGRKYAIAW; encoded by the coding sequence GTGAAGAAGGTTTTGATAATATCAGGGATTTTCATATTAGTTGCAGGATTTTTCGGTGTAAATTTAGTTTATAAGAATTCTAATAAGGCTATTAATGTTGATGTTATAAAGTTAAAAGAAAAGCCATTGGTGGAGACAATTATGATACCTGGTATTCTCCATTTCAAAGACCATCAATACGGTTTAGATTTGGTTTCTGGAGGTTCAACTCTTTGGTCGATTGTAGCGGCAGTAGCTGGACTTAGCGGCGCAATTGGAGGTATTACTGCAATTAAAGACGTTATTCAAAATTCAGGAAGAAAATATGCTATTGCTTGGTAA
- a CDS encoding hypothetical protein (product_source=Hypo-rule applied; transmembrane_helix_parts=Inside_1_6,TMhelix_7_29,Outside_30_48,TMhelix_49_68,Inside_69_104,TMhelix_105_127,Outside_128_131,TMhelix_132_154,Inside_155_166,TMhelix_167_189,Outside_190_198,TMhelix_199_218,Inside_219_230,TMhelix_231_253,Outside_254_286,TMhelix_287_306,Inside_307_326,TMhelix_327_346,Outside_347_355,TMhelix_356_378,Inside_379_406,TMhelix_407_429,Outside_430_432,TMhelix_433_455,Inside_456_475,TMhelix_476_496,Outside_497_499,TMhelix_500_522,Inside_523_541): MKDKRKRLWGVATIIALISTVTVLFMNSFSTVLFKWIYGILNSTDVENVKWFSIFNLFVFLSFLISGIYDQLYRFWLAEDLELLVLSPISLNQLFVAKILERTYIKFMFFMLVLAVFFYQLSLFLNLSLGTGIILFGTFALQLVLVIVIRFIFISTMVIKKALQQSLLPFVLLFFSINIINAIFLIYLIKPFLKNMTHFFFYPFYLSIYESFFVKVVIKIASFTYFPHSMAVGVFNFSPFFALITYAIVIGILFKVSDKRLNKLITEYIFGKMQEARSVRAEAKKKIHTVSIIFLLEKIPFIHPHVRFIMKKDMLIFTRDDKYRWKMVFVIMSLGLIGIVGAYYFIENNMDALSSHSTSASVFLSITVLFMFMNSIVSRFSIDSEGRSFRNLVILPVESKHIAMAKIISMLLALIPFLIIYFIGILILFKPNFLILSVIILSTMPVMLLIGLISTATFPNFSDESLLNLPSTRAKVMINILFGFYLLFNGILFYFISDPVISISAFVFTNCMLVIFLFGRFCNKIEGFTFNSFESLSELFD; the protein is encoded by the coding sequence ATGAAAGATAAACGAAAAAGGTTATGGGGTGTTGCTACAATAATAGCATTGATTAGCACCGTAACTGTTTTATTTATGAACTCCTTTTCAACTGTACTGTTTAAATGGATCTATGGAATTTTAAATAGTACAGATGTGGAAAATGTAAAGTGGTTCAGTATTTTTAATTTATTTGTCTTTCTTTCATTTTTGATAAGTGGTATTTACGATCAATTGTATCGTTTTTGGCTTGCTGAAGATTTAGAGCTTCTTGTGTTGTCTCCAATTTCTTTAAATCAACTATTTGTAGCTAAAATTTTGGAGAGAACATACATAAAGTTTATGTTTTTCATGCTTGTTCTTGCTGTTTTTTTCTATCAATTATCTCTTTTTTTAAATCTTAGTCTAGGAACAGGGATTATTCTGTTTGGTACTTTTGCACTTCAATTAGTCTTGGTTATTGTTATTCGTTTTATTTTCATTAGTACAATGGTGATAAAAAAAGCTTTGCAGCAATCATTGCTTCCGTTTGTCTTACTTTTTTTTAGTATAAATATAATCAACGCTATTTTTTTAATTTATTTGATAAAACCATTTTTGAAAAATATGACTCACTTCTTTTTTTATCCGTTTTATTTGTCGATTTATGAATCTTTTTTTGTGAAAGTAGTTATTAAAATTGCTAGTTTTACATATTTTCCGCATTCTATGGCAGTTGGAGTTTTTAATTTTTCTCCTTTTTTTGCACTGATTACATATGCTATAGTAATCGGCATTTTGTTTAAGGTTTCGGATAAAAGATTGAATAAGCTGATTACTGAATATATTTTTGGAAAAATGCAAGAGGCTCGTTCAGTACGTGCAGAAGCTAAAAAGAAAATTCATACTGTTTCAATTATTTTTTTATTAGAAAAAATACCTTTTATACACCCCCATGTGAGATTTATTATGAAAAAGGATATGTTAATTTTTACACGGGATGATAAATATCGATGGAAGATGGTATTTGTTATCATGAGTTTGGGGTTGATAGGAATTGTAGGTGCTTATTATTTTATTGAAAATAATATGGACGCACTTTCTTCTCATTCAACATCCGCATCTGTATTTTTAAGTATTACGGTTTTATTTATGTTCATGAATAGCATTGTTAGTCGATTTTCGATTGATTCGGAAGGAAGGAGTTTTAGGAATTTAGTGATTTTACCAGTGGAATCTAAGCATATTGCGATGGCAAAAATCATCAGTATGCTTTTGGCATTGATCCCCTTCTTAATTATTTATTTTATCGGTATACTTATTTTATTTAAGCCTAATTTTCTAATTCTTAGTGTAATTATTTTATCGACTATGCCTGTTATGCTATTAATTGGTTTAATTTCAACAGCAACTTTTCCAAATTTTTCAGATGAATCTTTGTTGAATTTGCCAAGCACCCGAGCTAAAGTAATGATTAATATATTGTTCGGTTTCTATTTGCTCTTTAATGGAATATTATTCTATTTTATAAGTGATCCAGTTATTTCTATATCTGCTTTTGTGTTTACTAACTGTATGCTTGTTATCTTTTTATTTGGAAGGTTTTGTAATAAAATAGAGGGATTTACTTTTAATAGTTTTGAATCATTAAGTGAACTCTTTGATTGA